GGCGCGTTACGCGCCGTCCAAATCCGTCCAGGAACTCCAATCGCTTATTCCCAAAGTGGAGGCGGCGCTCCGCGGTTTGCAGGCGCTGGAAGTTTGATGGCGAAAACCTTAAGCCGTAAAAGAACGCCGCAAGGCGCAGACGGCGCACAGGTCGTTAAAACGTTAAATGGGTTGAATCGTTAAATCGGTTAAATGGGCAGCATGTTGGCCGCGAGCCGGACAGACTTTCTACAAATGGTAACGAAGCCAACTACTGCTTGGTCCGCAGGATGGACGACAAAGCTCGTAGCGCAGAGTTGCACTCTGCCGTATCGGAGAATTGTATTCTGCGGGGCGTCTCCCAGTCCGAGCACGCTGGGACTTGCCGGCGTCCTGCCGATTGGAAATCGGCGATACAGCAGATTGAAAATCTGCGCTACGGTTCTCCGGTCGATCTGTCGTCAATCCCACGGTCTGCACAGTAAGGGTCCGTACTCTTCGTTGCCTTTTGTAAGAGGTTTTTTTCGGCTCGTCTGGGGGTCGCTGATCGGACTCTGGTTTTGCGCTCTCGCCCATGCCAGTGAAGCGCCGGGTTCGTTCGAGCAGGCCAACAAACTTTACGAGGAAAGCAAGTATCGGGAGGCGGCCAAAGCGTACCGCGCGCTCCTCCAGCAAGGCCGCGCGTCCACGGCTCTTCTCTTCAACCTGGGCAATTCGCTCTTCAAATCGGGGGAAGTCGGCCGCGCGATCATCTGCTACCGGCTCGCCGAACAACTTGCCCCGCGCGATCCCGACATCCGGGCCAACCTGCAGTTTGCGCGCGACAGCGTGGGCGCAGCGTCGCTGCGGAAGAGCGCCCTTCGCAGGTTCCTCGGTGTTCTGACTACGAACGAACTGACGGTCGTGGCCGCCGTCCTGGCCTGGGTTTGGTTCGGTTTGCTCACCTTGAAGGAGTTGCGCCCGGCTTTGGGCCTGTCCCTGAGCGTCTATACGAAGGCCGCCGGCGTCTGCTTCGTGTTGTTCGGATTCTGGTCCGCCGCGGTGCTCAACGCCCAAATCCGGGATGTGCCGTCCGTCGTGGTCGCGAATGAGGCGGTCGTGCGCTACGGACCCTTTGACGAGTCGCAATCGGCTTTCACGCTCCGAAACGGCGCGGAGACTACGGTGCTGGACCGGAAGGACAACTGGCTCCAGGTGCAGGACGGGGCTAAACGCATCGGCTGGCTGCGCTCGAACCAAGTCGCCCCCGTGGTCCCGCAGAGCGCGCTGGAAGGATCGTAGTTCTGCGCGACGATGAGAATGGGAGCGCACGCGCCTCGCGTGCTGTGGTCGGCGCCCCCGCCGACCACACTTCTGCCCTCGAACCAGTCATCATCGGCAGACCTCAGAAAAACACAAGACTGACTCAGTACCGGGACCGCGGTCCAAATTCTCTGACCTCCCCGTTCTCTCCGTTGCCTTCTGTTCAGAAAACAGGAGGCAACAGAGGAAACGGAGAGGCCAAGCGGAATTCAGTTTCCACTTCTGGACTTGCAAAGCCTCGCTTTTGAGTGGGTTCTGATCAGATGCGTCGGGGGGACGCGTCCATTTCGACCGGCGAGGCGCCGCTCGAAACACGCGAGGCGCGTGTGCTCCCCAATGGTCCTACGGCAGTGCGGGCACGACGAGCCGGTAGTACCTCGCGCTCTGCCCGGCCGATCCTGGGTCCGCGACTTCGACGCGGCGCACGGCCATTTGCGGCGGCACGTCTGCCAGCTTCGACCACGCCCCCTTCTCCGTCGCGTCGCGAAATTGGACAGTGTAAGGGACACCGGGCGCGGCCAAGAACCCGATGGTCGCCGCACCCAACGCGTTCCCTGAAAAATCCACCGTTTCGATCCGTAAATGGCTGCCGGCCTCGCGTGGATTCGTCCCGCTTTGGTACTCCTGAACGTTGGAGAATCCGTCGCCGTCCGCGTCCTGACTGGCATCCGCCGGGTTGTAGGGGTTCAGCCCGCTGGCCAATTCCCACGCGTCTGGCAGTCCATCGCCATCGGCGTCCGCGGTGTTTGATTTTCCCGGCGTCGGATTGGAGAAATGAGCGAGAGCCGGCGAACCATCAATGAGCGCGCCCTGGGAAACGCCCGCCGTTTGTGCGCCGTACATCACCGTGTGAATCGCCGTCCGGTCCGCAGCATAGAGGCCCAGCGCGCCGCCTTGAGCACTCAAACGAAAGTCCGCATGATGCCCGCCTTTGGCTCCCTCCCCGTCGGCGACGATTTTCAAGAATCCACGCGGCGCGATGTAGGATCGCGGGCGGAGCGGGGATTTCACCGGATCGCTCAGGGCATCGGTCAAGTAGCACCCATCAAGCGCGACGGGCAAATCTTCCGGGTTGTAGAGTTCAAACCAGTCATCGCCGCCGTTCGGGTTGGCCATCCATTCGTTGAAGCGAACGCGATTCGGCAAACCGAGCGGACGCGTTTGGTTCGCCGCCTGCGGGGTCGGCACGTTCAAACTCCAGAAGTCCGAGCCGTCCGGAGCGCGGCCAATCGACAAGTCCGGAAGCTGCACGCCGAAGCGGACGACGTCCTTCAACTCGGCTCGGCCTTCCGTTGTGGCGTAGAGCGCGACGCTCTCGCCATTGGCATCCAGCGCAAAACCCGTGTGAAGCCCCGGCGCGTTCGTCGCGTGATCGCACCAGACGACCAGATAACTGCGGGCCGGGATGAACGCGTTGGCCGGGAACGAGAACTTCGAGGGCGCCAACAGATCATCCGTCAGACTCAGGCCATTCAAGCTCCGCGGCGTGTCGGTCGGATTATAGAGTTCGATCCAATCCGGGTACTTGCCGTCGTTGACGAGGGCCGTTTGGTTGTCAGCCATGATTTCGCTCAGGACAATATCCGTTGGGAGTCTGGGCGCCATGCGGACCGTGAAGGAGGTTTCACTGGATTCGAGCGAGGGATGGCCGTTGGTGTCCGTGTGCGCGCACTTCCAGAAATAAGTCTCGTCCAATTCGAGCAATTCCGGCGGAACACGCGCCGAAGCCAGGCCGTTCGTGGTGACCAGCCGGAAGACCGGATTGTAGTAGCTGCCCCGGGCGGAGCGCACGATCCAGGTTGTGGAGAAATGGCCGGACACGGGATTGGTGGAGTATTTGTAGGCCGAAGATTCCAGGATCACGAAAGGCGAGACGGACGCGCCCGGAGCGGGCGCCAGATTGACCGGCTTGAGCGGCCTTTCAAAAACCCCCAGGCCAAGCTGCGTGTTCACGGAACGGAACCGGTTCGAGGACCACGAGCGAATGGACGAGTGCAGCCGGAGCGCCGCGATGTTGTCCGGGTGCAACACGGTGTTGTTGAACAGCCACGCGCGCCGGCGGAATTCTTCCCGGAACACCCGGATGAAACTGTCTTTGAAATAATTCGGTCCGGCGTTGGGGGAGGCGGTGAAAATCGACGTGCTCGCTGATTGGCCGTTCATCAAGTTGTCGAAGTCCCACGGGAGCTGGGACCATTTGCCGTTGCGCTGCTGCCAGAGGAAATAGTTGTGAAAGACATCATCCCACGGAACCATCCAGTTGATCGTGCTCAAATAGGTCAGCTCGCGGTCCACGTCCCAGCATTTCTCGAAGTAAGCCCGGAGCGCGTTGGTGTTGACCGTGCTGACTGAGCCGCGCGCCGCCCACATTTTATCGATCATTTCCTTGAACTGCGTGTGGCCGCGCCAGCCGTGGTCCTGGAGGGCGAAGGTCCATTCGTAGCGCTGCAACGCGGTCCACCAGGGCGAGCGCGCCGCCAGTTGGCGCCCGTTGCCGTCGCCGTAAGGCCCTTCGGCGGTGCCCACGCACTTGTAAATCTCGCCGACCTCAAAGCCGATGGAACCGGGGCGCAAACGCTCCTGTTCCTCCTGAACGCGCTCCAGCATCCGGTCATCGTTCTCCTCCTGCTCCAGGCGCAGCAACCGCGCGCCGTTGTTCAGGTAAAGGTCCACCCAACGCGTGAGCGACGTCGGAATCCCTGCAGCCCGAAACAAAGCGTGGCCCGCCTCGGTCTGGTAATCTTTGTCTGTGACGAAAAAGGCGCTCTGATTGTTGAAAGGAGCGTATTTCGGGAATTTGAATTTGTAAGAGCGGCGGTTGACATCACGGCGGTAGCGGCTGCCGTGGTGCCGCATTTGAATATCCTGGACCATGCCGTCATGGACGAAGACCGCCGGCTCGGTCGCGTTCCACGATTGGCGCGGCCGGCCCGGAGGATCCGGCAAGGTGACGCGCCGCGGGTTCTGCGTGATGTTGGTCTGGAGCGTTCGCAAGCTTTTCGCGGAGATGAACACATCATAGACCGCGTTCGTGGAGTTGCGCGGCGGCGTCACAAAATAGGCGCGCCATTTGAAGGGATCATCCGCGCGCGGCAACACGATTTCATCGCCGTCGCCACGGTCGGCGCGAATCCGATACCGAACCAAACTGCGATCGGGCAACCCCGGCAAGTCCGCCGTGAACCACGTTGAATTCGCCTGTCCCACCGGCCACATCGAAACCAGCGCCGGCGTCTCGTTCGTGAGCTCGATGTTGTCCACGAAGTATTCGAGGCGAACGTTGGACAGCGCTGAGGACGAAAAAGCGCAATCGATCCGGACCGGCTGGCTGCGGCGGATCAAGCGCTGGCCATCCGCCGCTTGCGCGACGTGAAGCTGCACCACAACCGGTTTGAGATACGGCCCGGCCGCGTTGGGCTGGCCCGGACTGGGATTGCCGGGCAGCGGCGACGCGACCCAGTTGGCCGGATCATTCGAGGGCGCGCTGAAACTCACGCGTTCCAGGGATCGGCCGCGATACTGGTAATCGAGCGGATTGATCCCGGTCCATTCTTCGTCGGCGCCCAGCGCGTCGGCCGCCACGGGCCAGGGAAATTCCGCCGAGTAACT
This Verrucomicrobiota bacterium DNA region includes the following protein-coding sequences:
- a CDS encoding tetratricopeptide repeat protein — encoded protein: MGSMLAASRTDFLQMVTKPTTAWSAGWTTKLVAQSCTLPYRRIVFCGASPSPSTLGLAGVLPIGNRRYSRLKICATVLRSICRQSHGLHSKGPYSSLPFVRGFFRLVWGSLIGLWFCALAHASEAPGSFEQANKLYEESKYREAAKAYRALLQQGRASTALLFNLGNSLFKSGEVGRAIICYRLAEQLAPRDPDIRANLQFARDSVGAASLRKSALRRFLGVLTTNELTVVAAVLAWVWFGLLTLKELRPALGLSLSVYTKAAGVCFVLFGFWSAAVLNAQIRDVPSVVVANEAVVRYGPFDESQSAFTLRNGAETTVLDRKDNWLQVQDGAKRIGWLRSNQVAPVVPQSALEGS